Genomic DNA from Mauremys mutica isolate MM-2020 ecotype Southern chromosome 13, ASM2049712v1, whole genome shotgun sequence:
ggagtaAAAAGCTAGACATGTAGGAGGGGCTCTCGTTCAATTCGGGGGATGTGAACCACAGCTGTGAGGAAGACAGAGCTGATGATGTTGGGGAGCAAGGTGACAGTCACACAAAGGGTTAAAGAGCACCAAACTGACTCTGGGCATCATGAAGTATTACCACACATGTGTGACTCCGAGTGTCTTGCGTTCCAACACCGTGGCTCTGCCTCTCCCACTCTGACACAACATCTTGATACCAGCTATAAATATCACAGCATTGGGGGTGCCAATTCTGCCCTACAGACAACTAGCAGTAGACAGAGAAACCTGTTAGCTCATGCATTATACCAATGGTCACCTGCTTCCCCTCTGGCAAATGGTGTCAGAAACCCAGCTGGCCACCTGCTGCAAAATATCACTGTGTGGTGTTTGCAGGCGTTGTGTTTCTCTACGATGACGATGGCACATGAGCAGCAGAGTGTAACCATTTATTTCCACAGGCTCAGGGTGGGAGATCCGGGAAGGGAAAACAAGACAATTCTTCCTCTTGTTCCCCCTTACGGGCCTCAGTAACTCATAGGATCTCAGGATTTACAGGTGGAAAAGGCCTAGTCAATGAGTGAGGCCATGCTCCTGCCAGGAGAGGATacagtggaatctccatccttcgaggtttttaaggcctggtttgacaaagccctggctgggatgatttagtgggtgttggtcctgctttgagcagggggttggactagatgcctcctgaggtctcttccaaccctaatcttctatgatacaATCCCCTCAATAGAGGATGCATCTGATAGGACACTCGGTTGTCTCAAGAAGGCCATTGACTTTGTTTCTGTGCATTAAGACAGGCAGTTCATTGACTGAAAAGCCTTCTCGGAAGCCTTTGTCCAATGCACAGGGGATTCGAGAGTAGTTTGGACCAAGACTCCGAAAGGCAGTAAGAACACAGATTCCTGACCAAGATGAGGGATTACAACAGGGGAagcacagattcatagattttaaggtgagaaagggaccattatgattatctagtctgaccccctgtacatcacaggctagagaatttcacccagttaccctgtACTGAGCCCCGTGTCTACAGCAGGTGGCAAATACTCAGACACCAGGTTAACCAGAAAGGTTAAAATAGTCCAAGGCCTGCTACATTCAGTCTTGGGCTGGTGCCACACAAGCACTGCTCAACCAAGACATTGGGGGTCATGGGATAGATTTAAAGTTCAATAGCTTGTGAACGGCCAGAGCTAGAAACATGTTTTCCAATTGAAAGCATCCTCTGTCCCTGGTAGGTCACAAAACACTGGACATCAGTCTAAGTACCGGCATTCTGACTGCCAGCCCCCCATACTAAGGTAATACAAACAGATAAAGGGATGGGGAGCTCttgctctcccctccaccccccttgaATTCCGACATGGAGCGGCTCTCTTAGATTCTCTattgtattaaatatttatatagtgccattagCACACGGTGCTTTAGAACTACAAGCCAATGCTTTATACCACTTGAACATTTAGAATCCCAAAGCTTTGAGATGGGAAAGGCAGTGCCTAACTAGCAGCTTGCAAAGGAACAGTTGCTAAAATCATAAAAGAAAAACCTGCTGCAAAGATGCTTAGTTGGCCAGACCAGCATGCCCACCTTCCAGAAGATTAACCCTAGTCCTGAACTAGTGGCCAGAACCACAAAATACTGAGACCTGTTAGAGAAGCTAGGCCCCTGTTCTGTGTGAAAGGGGAGGACATCTAGGAATCCTCATTCAGATAAGTACAATTCAGAAGATGACAAATGCAACAAAGCTACTTGAGCGTATGTCAGGAGAATTGGGGAACAATCATCAGTTGAGATAAGTTCAAACATTGAAGAGTTCAGGCAGACTGGGCCACTCTCAGACATGCTGTAAGTGAGTGCAGCTCCGTTGCTGCAGTTAGTGGGTGGGGTAAATGGCGCATGCAGCAATACAAGCTGCTAGTATTTATGGTATGTTTGCATGTGGGGGAAGAGAGTGTTCCTTCATGTGGGAGCATTTGGGTGTGTGTATGCTGCAAACAGGTATGTGAATGTATTTGCAGGTGTGTTTGCACACATTTTTCCAAGCATGTGTTCATTATGCTGTGGCATGTTGGTGTGTGTTTGAATTCATTCAGGTGTGAACAGGCAGGGTATGTGTTCATTTAGGGAGGTGTCTTTTGGTGTAACATGTGTGCACATGCATAGGGATTTATAGCTTGTTTTCATCTGTGGCAGCATTTGCTCACCTGCAGTGTGTATGGGcacctgtatatgtgtgtgtgtgtataatgcaGCTATGTGTTTCTATGCAGCAAGATGTGTGCATGCTTATTTGTCTGCAGGGGTGTGGCAGGCATGCTTGTGGGACGTGTAAGAACTAAGTACATACTGGAATCTTATTGTGTTTTTCCTTCTTTCAGATGCCAAAGATTTGGAGCAACTGAGCAGGAATAAGATCACTCACATTATTTCAATCCATGAATCTCCCCAGCCACTACTGCAGGTAGGTACGTAAGCCCCTAACATCACCCCTCTGCCTTCTGCTCATCCACTCGCCCCTAACATCCTCCTTCTCCCTCAAGAAGAAAAGCCACAGTGATAGCTACCCTCCCTTCAACAGTCCCAAAGGAACTGGGCTGCTCCTTTGGCCTTCCTGTGGATATAGCCCCCAAATTCAAGAATCCCAAAGATATGCCCAGAAAGCAAAAGGATCAGGGACTGTCTGCTCTTTGGCCTGAGTTAGAGATCACTGTGTCCTCATCTCTGTTTATCTCGTCGCTGTCCGAAGTCACCGATTTCCTTCCCTGATCACTCATTCCTTGGTCTGCATTCCCAGGTGGATAGTGGACATTGCTCCTTGGACTCTGGGAGCATttccaggagcagagggaggtGGTTCTTGCTTTACTGCGGTGAGAGAGCTGGGGTTGGGGTAGGGAAGTAGTAACTCAAGTGCTAAAGGAGAGGTGCCTTTGTAGAGTGAGCAGCTCTGGGGCAGCCCTTTGGGAAAATAAGACCTTCTGATCTCTCGGGGGTCCTAAGCTTGACCTGTGCATTTTATGCATTTCAGGAAATGACTTATCTTCGCATTCCTCTGCCGGATACACCCGAGGCCAACATGTAAGTGCCAAGCCAAGGCTGCTCCAGAATCAGAGTCCCAGGGAACCTTGGAGCTTGCAGGAAAAACTGGGGGATAGGCACTAACTGCACTGCTGAGACCTCAAACCAGCTGTCTCAGGTGGACACTCAGGATGGCACCTCACAGGGGAGTCCTGTAGGATGAAACAATCATACCATGCTGCTGGGACGGCATCACAGTCACAGTGCAACATCCTGCCTGAGCTTAGTTTGAGAGGTGTCACAAGCTAGTTACAGGTTTCCGAGTAgccgccgtgttagtctgtatccgtaaaaagaacaagaggactagtggcaccttagagactaacacatttatctgagcacaagctttcgtgggctacagcccacttcatcggatacatagaatggaacatagagtgaggagatatatacacatacagagaacatgaaaaggtggaagttgccctaccaactctaagaccACCTAAGCTAGTTACAGACTCCCTAAAATCAGGATGGGTGGCAGCCCGGTTACGGCACCACTAGAGAATCCAGTGGCCACAGACCACCGCCGGGGAGGGGTGCTGAATaaaaggggggctgggggaggaagggggaaaagggtCACACTGTGGAGGCAGGGCTGTGCGGGCCTGTGCAATGCACCCAGCACTGAGGTATGCGAGCACCAACCGAGGGCTCAAGCAGACAAGCTGCCGGAGGCCAGAGATTGGCTCATTTTCATTAACTCCTGGGAAGTGCTCCTCAGTCCTTGGCTGTGCCTACTGGACTGGTGAGTAGAGCTCTGGTGCCCTCCGGAAGCCTGGCAGCTGCTGCTTTGGAGTCCTCTGCTGCAGGGTGCGTTGAATAGCCAGGAGCATCAGCCCCCCAGCACGGCTGGAAGCACCGATGCACCGTGCTGTTAAATCAGCAGCTGTGAATGGTGCCTAGGAAAGAAGCAGTGATCACTATTTTACTTTGCTCACCTTGCCCTGCGCGCCATGGGGACACCTGCGGCTCCTGGTAAAATCCTATTTCACAGCCTGGAGTCttcattctattttatttttcctgctaGCAAGAAGCACTTTAAAGAATGTATCAGTTTTATCCACTACTGTCGCCTGCATGGAGGGAACTGCCTTGTTCACTGGTAATGCTCCCTTCCAATGACCCTCGTGCAGCATTCTCCCAAGTACAGTGTAGTGGGGAacagggctgggcagcagagTCTCCAGAAGGCCCAGGCTTTGTAGAAACCAGACTGCACATGCTTGGCTGCAGCTTACGAACCATAGCAAGTGTGCTgatgggctccggctggggacTGGGGTGGTGCCTGGAGTCAGAGATCATGCGAGtgtctccccagctcagcttgatTTAAGGATGCCATGGGGTTAGGGGACTGTTTACCAAGCAGAAAGGGCAGCATTAGCTTCAATTGTAATGGGGAGGAAGAGGAACCGATTTGGGGGCAGGATTCCAGGAAGTGGCTCGTGTTTTCACTTCTTCTAGGGGCTGTAATGTTTGTATAGAGATAACCGAGGTCATGGTGGAAGTGCCCTGTCTCCAGGAGAAGAAATTCTCTAAGGAGGAACTAAAATAGTCACGAAGAAAGAAGGAGCACATGGTGGTGGGGTGCCCCTGGGCTTGAAGGAGGAttgagagtgggggtggggacgaGGAAGAAACAGCAAAATCAAGGTCCTGATTTTCCCCCCTTCTGACTCCAGCCTTGCGGGGATCTCCCGGAGCACCACCATTGTTGTCGCCTATGTCATGGCGGTGACGGAGCTAAGCTGGCAAGAGGTATTGCAGGCGGTAAGAGCAGTGCGGCCGATTGCCAATCCCAACCCCGGCTTcaagcagcagctggaggagttCGGCCGTGGCCCCGCACGAAAGGTGAGAGCAGAAGGCTGGGTCTTGCCATGGTAACTGTGGCCAGTCCTTATATAACGCTTCCCAGGCACTGCGCAAGCCCAGAGAGAGGAGGACTCAGAATCCCCAAAGAGCAAGGGAGAGCTTGGAaccaagagagagaaaagaaggtcATTAGAAAGAGACGGATCAAGACGTGGGATCCAGTGGTGGGGGAAGGCATCAGAGAGATCTATAATCCCCCCAGAAGAGATGGGCTGTCCTGAGAGAGATTCCCAATCTCAGCCTCCCTTGCATCAAATGTTGCAGGGTCACCAATTCCCAGGACCTTGGATTTCTGTCCATTTGAAATATGGCACCTGCCGCAGCCCAAGCTGGGGTATTGGTTTGCTCCTGACGGCAAAGGAAAAGCACCACCTACAGAGCCATCAATACCTCTTACACCTCAATATATCCTGGAGGTTGCCCATCTAAATACTGAGCCAATACATTTCCCTTTACAGGGGCCAGTTCCTCAGGTGGTGCGAATGAGTATCACTATTGGCTTCCATTGAGCCACCCAGATTTATACCagatgaagatctggcccataacATGTAGCTAGTGCAAGAGAGAGACAGGAGGGGGGCCTAGGAGCCCCGTGAGAGGAGAATAGGCCACAGTATGTTACAGCACATGTTCAGCCTCAGGAATTCTGCACTTTGTGACACAGCTGAACAGGGCTATCACAAatctctgaagtacctggcattggccactgtcaggagacaggatactgggctagatggaccattggtctgacccagcatggccgttcttatgttctccttgCACCCTGCAGATTCACAGACACCTGGAGCAGAGATATGGAACTGACATGTTCAATGATGAGGAGGAGATAAGGCTCCTGCTTCCAGCAGACAGAGAAGGCCCCCTGCAGGGACTGGTGCCAAGGAGCAGAGACATCAAGAACACAGTCCCCTTTCTGCTGCGGGTGAAGCAGACGTTCTCCTGCATCCCCACCTGTTTGAAGTGAGtccagctgaggcacagagaggagggAAGTGAGGCATTCTGGCAAAGTGCATAGCCTAATGTATCAGACTGGCAAACACCAAGGCCTAGAAAGGGACATCCCTGCTATTCTGTGTCAGGGGAGAGGTATGGCCCAGTGGAGCaagcacaggcctgggagccaggaactcctgggtTCCCATCCAAGCTCTGTAGTCtttctgtggccttgggcaagtcacctaacatctgcctcagtttccccatctaaagTGTGGGGGGTTAATTCTTACGTTTCTATTTCCCAGGCTGCTGTGAGGGTTGGTTAGTAAATATACAAAGGGCACTGGGAGGGTTAGATGTGCTGACTGTCATCATTAGTGAACAGAAGGGCCTTGAGCACACAGCACTGAGCCCCGGCTTACTGAGTGCTATAAATCAGCTGTGCAGGAGGGGATTTTCCTGCTGCCAAGAGCCGGTGTTGGAAAGCAGCAGCCAGGGATGGACTTTGGCAGCAAACTGTAACACTTCAATCAATGCTGCACTGAgcccacagaaataaaataaagcgTGGGGGGATGTCTCTTTGTAGATGAGGGTTTTTCATCACCAAGTGGTTTCCACTGTCCGGGGGGATTGTATAAGAagcatgtgtgtgttttccaTTAGACCAGTACAGCAGCCAGGAGACAGCTCTCATGCAGGCAGAGGTCCAGCTGTAGGCAACAGTGAATGGTGTGTTAACAGGGTTGCACTACATTTCCCCTGATCCTAGTGTGGTCTCCCACAGGGGGCCAATAATATTTAACACAGGGCCAGGTATTGCTAGAGCTGAATATGAAGCCATTTTGTTTGAAGACTTTTTACATACTTATTTCTTAATAAACGTCTCGTCAGTGCAGAGTTTTATGTACATttcagcacagggcagagttcGATCTGAAAAAGGGGGTTTGTGATTGGGGAAGGCTGGGATGAGCAAGGCTCTCTGGAGCCAGACAGAGCCTTTGGGAGTATGTAACATCCCTGCCACCGGCGCTCCCGCGCGGCTGCAGAGTGGACTAGGGCATTAATTATTACTGCGTACTGCTAGTTTAGTTACACAGTGCCTAATGTGCACCAGGTGCTTTGCAGAGCAAATAAAGAGACAAAAtctctgccttgaagagcttacacAGCCCACGGCCCCAGTCCCACAGGGAGCTTCACCCACGAGAACCTCTGCATCTGCAGAGAGCTCCATGGACATCACAGGAGGCAATGCAGGCATGGGGCTCTGTCTGCACAGAGCTCGGGATCAGAGCCTGACATCATTCCAGCTGTTTTGGACATTAAAGTTAATAAATTAGTGTAAAAACAACTCTATTTAGGAGTGTCCCCCTTCACCCTCTGTCCTGACCTCTAGCACTGCCCCTCCCATGGCAGCAATGTCCCACCATCTCAGTCCTGGGTGACGAGAGCTTGGAGGCCCATGTGTGAAAGTGCAATTCTAAAAAAGAATGGACTAAAGAATTCATACAGCTGTGTCCCCGAGTGCAGCCTGCCAAAGCAACTGGGCACACCTGGCAACCCCCCGGGAGCCCGGATAGCAAAAGGACGTTGACTTTATCCCTACCACACCACAGTTAAATACCCAACAAACCCTCACCTTTGGGCACCATATTCCTGCCTCTACATTACCCAGGAAAATCAGAGGACAGAACATCATCATAacggctgctgctgcctgacaCCCTGGAGATTCCTGGGCAAGGAGCTGATTGGATTCCTAGCCTGCAGGCGCTTCAGGACATGGGCTCTATCTTCCTAGACGTCTGTGCAGCACCGGGCACACTGGTGCCTTAATCCTCCCTAGGCGTTACAGCAGACGAATTGAATACCAGTCATCTTGAAGAGCTCGATAAGTATGCTGGGTTTCTATGATTCAGTGCTAAGCATTTTCCTATGGGCGATGCCATTGGCTATGCCCACACTGTGAGCTACGAGCgtgattcccctgcttgtgtTCACTCGCCAGTGCTGGGCATTGCAGCCAGGATAGCCCAGGAAGCGAGAGTGGAGGCGTGGCTGAGAAGTGCCAAGCGCAAACCCACCTGAGGCCAGTGGATATGTACTTGCCGCTGCCCCTGTGCTcctgtgtctacactgctgtttgtaCTCACACTGGCTCCAGGAGCGTTAGTGTGAGTCCGTGTATAGGAGCAGGGGAAATCACGCCCCATGCTCGTATTGCAGACACAGCCATAGTTCGGCTCTGTGTTGCCCACACTGCACCCTTGTTCAGAAGCCCTGTTCTTATGCTAGGCAGAGGCTGGCTAACAGCTCAGAGCCTGCCGGAGGCGGTGACATTCTGAAAACCAGACATGCCCCTGTCACCCAGCCCTCCCTTTGCTGGGCAGTCCCCAGCCTACTGTGTTCAGGTCCCACCGCACTGGGCCCGGCGTCTGCTCTTACGTGTCCCTTGGTCTGAGTAGGCTGCAGCCTCCATCtgtcccagggccgcccagaggattccgggggcccggggtcttcagcggcgggggggcccttccgttccgggacccgccgccgaagtgccccaaagacccgcggggggcccccccgccaccgaattaccgccgaagtgggacccgccgccgaagcgcagcccggttttcggcggtaatttggcggcggggggtcccaccgcgggtcttcggggcactttggcggcgggtcccagaacagaagggccccccctgccgccgccgaattaccgccgaagaccgagctgaacttcggcggcgggtcccgctccgtcttcggcggtaattcgccagcggggggtcgttccgccccggagcggaaggaccccccgccggcgaagaccgggagcagaagaagctcctgcgcccggccccgcaagagttttccgggccccccggagcgagtgagggaccccgctccaggggccccgaaaaactctggtgggggcccctgtggggctcggggcctggggcaaattgcccctcttgcccccccctctgggcggccctgatctgtCCTCCCTTCGCAGAAATGGGACCTGCAGCCcagctgccccaggccctgtgctgacTGCCCAGCCTCTCCCAAGGCTCTAGCCATGTAGGCACGCAGGGTTTACAGTTCACCTCTTCCGGGACATGCTCTAGTGAAAGCAGACAGCCACATGGGCTTTGTGAGGGTTCCCAAAACAGCCCCTtacccctcctgcacaccgcaactcctcctcctctgtgtGCAGAGAGTTTCCTTCTTCCCTAAGTGAGACCCCTCTGCTTCAACATGCCCCTCTGTGCCTCCACCCTACCCACTCACCCAAGCTTCCTGTGTCTCTGCGGGTTCCTCTGAGTTCCCCTTTTCGATTCCTCAGCCTTTGGGTTTTTTAATGGTTGTGGTTTCTGGGTTCCCTGGTTTCTTGGTTTCCCTTTTTGGGAAAATTCCATGGCTTCAAACTCCAGCCCCACAGACAGACGTGGCCGGCTGGTTTCTCCGACTTCAGCCATCCTATTGTTCGGAGGTGCTCCCACTGGAATGGGAGCGGTCCAGGTGTAACGATAACGAGCCTCCATTGCCCCTGGACTGGGAGATATTGTGGCACAACCCTGACAGCACATGGAGGATTCCACTTGCACGGAGGCACCCGATGTTACAGCAGTTTCATAGcatcaaccagaattcataacTTGTACATAGAGAGATTCCCCCATGCCTGTGGTGGTATGTTCCTCATGCCAGGGTCCCACATTCTGTCCTCCCAGGTGAGCCACTGCGTGTtccccattattatttattttctttctggcTGGGAGAGGAGTCACTCAGGGTGTCAACATGTTAAACCCCATTGGGATGATGGGCAGAGCTGAAATGCATAAATGATAAGGCCCAAAGGGATCACTCTGATCAGCTAGTCCGATCTTCTGTACAACATAGGCCATAGGACTGCCAGCCCCACATGTTCAAAAATCTGGattcaggctcaccaaaaatcatgagattatgtaaaaataacagATGTGGtgatctttttatttgccttctgtttttgagcctgtagggtgcactggggtcacattttggagctttctccacagccacgagggctagaaacatactttttctttaagaatgaagtcTGATGTCATCCCaaatccacttgactccaggagctggggctttaaggaaaacaataattatcatgagactcatgacagaatcatgagagttggcaacactggacttccctgaattaattttgATTTGAACTAGAGTATAACTAGAGATGGGGGGCATCCTGCTAAAAGGTGCGAATGGCTACCATCACCTAGTACTTTGCTCTACAGTCAATTAACAGACCTATTTGAAGCTGATGGGTGTGCTAACCTGATGCAAAGGGTGCAGCATGTCTACCATTTCCCCTGGTGTTCCAATTGTCACtaaaatcaatagggttctgcccagggatgcctAGAACTTTCCCTGGAATTTTGGAACTGATCAGATGCAGTTGTCAGAAGTTCTCATGTTACAGATGCAGAAATGCCGCTGAGATGAGTGTAGGACTTGCTTCACTTGGCCAGTTATAGAGTTTCAGGCCCCGATTTTCAGCCAGTGAAGACACAGAGGTACATATGCAGCTGCACACCTAACTTGTGCATAATACAACTGCACACCTGGATCAGGTAGCTGCACACATATAACTAAACAGATGTATTTGCGTATGCAGTTTCCTAGTTTGCATGCAAAAGTGTCAGACACAGTTACCAATTAGGCACACATTTAGTGCAGGCAGTATTCACCTAAACTATTAAAATCCAGCCCTTGCTGGCAAAGCAGAAATGTATTTATATTTGTGGATGTGGTTTTGTGTATCTGAAGTGCAGCTGAGGGCAGGGTTAATTGTGGGTTAATATTTAACTCCATTTTTGCAATGCTAGTTCATTAGCATAAAAAGTATAAGGATTATTAAGCAGCCTCACTTTCCTCCTGCAAATGCTGCCTAGGAATCCAGACCAGGGATAATTACATCTCTCCTGTTCAGTATGTCACTGCCTCAGCTATTAGGAGAACACATGAAATCCCTGGCTGCTAAGAACATGTACAGTATGAAACTCTCCCCAATTTATATGTGGCTGGATGACAAGTTAATGGGCTCAGATTATCCCCTGGGCTCTGGATTTGATCTATGGAGGCTACTGGAATGGGGTGTTTAATGCCTTGAGGTCTTCACAGTACATTtcccaggagaggaggagggacatAAGTGCTTCTTCAGTGAAATAGACACGATGAATTCACTGACTCCCTTTCCATGGAATGCAGTGGTCTGAATTGCCCTTGTCGAGGAGAGAACAGTGTTCATGCCAGCTACCTGGATAAAGTGTTACCATGCTAGAGTCAAAAGCCATCCTTGCCCACCGCCCATACACATCGCTGTCACCTCCCTCTTAGCTGTCCTGCCTATTCCTCCTTTCTTGGAAATTGGCCGGGACACTGGCTCCTGGCCTGAGTCAAACTGAGATTTCTCTGCGTCACAGAGACCAGCCTGATGGAATTCCCCTCCGTAGTGAGTGCGGTAAGAAGAGTGATTTCCTGTGCTTCTCGAGTTCCCCCACCCAACCACCTCGAAACCAGTTCATGCAAGCGAAAGCTTCCCGGTGCACCGGGTGACACAGAGTGAGAACGCAGGCAGAAATTAACGGCACGGAGGCCCCTGCCTTCCGTCACTAGCGCAAGCTTTGCCTGCCAATGTTTCTCCTCTGTGACAGTGGATTGATCCTAACCAGGAGTttcaccctccagccccctgaaatgcacatctgccaactcccttgggggcagcagcaggttcTGCAGGGCAAAACATTCAGGCTCCAAAGTGGTGCCTTTATTCTGTCACTGCCCATGGTTCAGTGCCTGGGTGCTAGGTACATCCCAGCATAAAgccaaggcccctgccccaggcagcttgCAATCGAGATACACAGTGCACAGAGATGTCAGACCGAGGAGGGAGGGATTCCACATTGTTACTATTTGCTTTTCCTAGTGGCCCATTTTTGTGAATCTTAGGGGTTTGACCCATCCCAGCCTGTGACACTTGCAGGGCAGTTGCCTCGTTGCCAGGCAAATCCGTCAAGAAATCCTTTGGTCTCAGCTCTGCCCACAGGTACACGCATCCAAGCCCACTGGCGATGTAGAGCCCAattgcattgaaatcaatggaaagctcCCCTGGCCTTTGCTGAAtagaggagctggagcaggcctgggggggcgggggtacaCCTGGATCTCAGTGAGATTGGGTGGATGTGCCAGATCAGGCCCATTGCATAAGGAGAGTGATCTCTCTGGCTCCGCA
This window encodes:
- the DUSP15 gene encoding dual specificity protein phosphatase 15 isoform X1; amino-acid sequence: MPNSFYTIPPLSGACCLVVCTAFSVHETLQKAECEQDPCPKQLKVLKAQWIQYGYKVLPGLYLGNFIDAKDLEQLSRNKITHIISIHESPQPLLQEMTYLRIPLPDTPEANIKKHFKECISFIHYCRLHGGNCLVHCLAGISRSTTIVVAYVMAVTELSWQEVLQAVRAVRPIANPNPGFKQQLEEFGRGPARKIHRHLEQRYGTDMFNDEEEIRLLLPADREGPLQGLVPRSRDIKNTVPFLLRVKQTFSCIPTCLK
- the DUSP15 gene encoding dual specificity protein phosphatase 15 isoform X2, which produces MGNGMNKVLPGLYLGNFIDAKDLEQLSRNKITHIISIHESPQPLLQEMTYLRIPLPDTPEANIKKHFKECISFIHYCRLHGGNCLVHCLAGISRSTTIVVAYVMAVTELSWQEVLQAVRAVRPIANPNPGFKQQLEEFGRGPARKIHRHLEQRYGTDMFNDEEEIRLLLPADREGPLQGLVPRSRDIKNTVPFLLRVKQTFSCIPTCLK